One part of the Sarcophilus harrisii chromosome 5, mSarHar1.11, whole genome shotgun sequence genome encodes these proteins:
- the LOC100915959 gene encoding olfactory receptor 6C1-like: MKNHTQVTEFILLGLSDNPEFQMVIFFFLLLTYILSIAGNVTIIVLTLLDSHLQTPMYFFLRNFSILEISFTTACVLRFLDTIITQDNTISYNGCMAQFFFVILFGATEFYLLAAMSYDRYVAICKPLHYTTIMSNRVCTLLVFCSWLSSFLIIIPPTILMQQLDYCADNIIDHYFCDYSPLLQLSCTDTQFLETMGFSWALVILMFTLTLIVLSYTFIIQTILRIPSVSQRKKAFSTCSSHMIVISMSYGSCIFMYIKPSAKDRVSLSKGVAVLNTSVAPMLNPFIYSLRNQQVKQAFMDMIQRIASFSKKEFLT, encoded by the coding sequence atgaaaaatcatacaCAGGTGACAGAGTTCATCCTCCTGGGATTGTCAGATAACCCAGAGTTTCAAatggttattttcttcttcctcttactTACCTACATACTCAGCATTGCTGGCAACGTGACTATCATAGTCCTTACACTGTTGGATTCTCATCTTCAAACCCCAATGTATTTCTTCCTCCGGAATTTCTCCATCTTAGAAATTTCATTTACAACTGCTTGTGTTCTCAGATTCTTGGACACCATTATTACTCAGGACAATACCATTTCCTACAATGGTTGCATGGCTcagtttttttttgtcattctctttggaGCAACTGAGTTTTATCTTTTAGCAGCCATGTCCTATGATCGCTATGTTGCCATCTGCAAACCCCTACATTATACAACCATCATGAGCAACAGAGTCTGCACATTGCTTGTGTTCTGCTCATGGCTGAGTTCATTCTTGATCATTATACCACCAACCATTCTGATGCAACAGCTTGATTATTGTGCTGATAATATCATTGACCATTATTTCTGTGACTATTCTCCCCTTTTACAACTATCCTGCACAGATACACAATTCTTAGAGACAATGGGCTTTTCCTGGGCTCTTGTGATCCTTATGTTTACATTAACATTAATAGTTCTCTCCTACACATTTATTATCCAAACAATTCTAAGAATCCCCTCAGTCAGTCAGAGGAAAAAGGCCTTCTCCACTTGTTCTTCTCACATGATTGTCATCTCCATGTCTTATGGAAGCTGCATCTTTATGTACATCAAACCCTCAGCGAAGGACAGAGTCTCTTTGAGCAAGGGGGTTGCTGTGCTCAATACATCAGTAGCCCCCATGTTGAACCCATTCATTTATAGCCTAAGGAATCAGCAAGTGAAACAAGCCTTCATGGACATGATACAGAGGATTGCATCTTTTTCcaaaaaggaatttttgaccTGA